A region from the Desulfomonile tiedjei genome encodes:
- the mutS gene encoding DNA mismatch repair protein MutS: MMRQYREHKERHPDAILLFRMGDFYEMFFDDATKASGILEIALTTRDKNKEESVPMCGFPHHAASAYISRLLAAGERVAVCDQMEDPRQAKGIVRREVTRVLTPGLTEDPETIKSNENHFTVALFRQRNEVAMASFDLSTGDLLVTQTDQPSIAAQELRRIDPKEVLVPEKESEEDLFRGMLDGPLYVHPVDEWMSDPRGCADALRDQYGVRNLEGFGLTDGSSLAIAAGMIINYVRQNRSDAPTHIKPPRVYQLGNFMVLDHSTLRNLEIFKNLRDGTTTGTLLKLLDRTATAMGARLIRQWISYPLLDTQEIRLRSETVEALVENTILRTELRDILKGIGDIERIAGKISLKSATPRDLVQLRVSSEKIPAIIKLLDGLDTALVEKLRQADDLSYVAHAIAAVLVDSPPPTIRDGGVIRDGYNKELDELRSISYRGKEWIAGIEAREREQTGIPNLRVGYNRVFGYFIEVTKSHQTKIPAHYVRKQTLVNAERYITDDLKEYELKVLNAQEKILELEEQIFDLLRTKLLEVINRIQATAGHIAALDTLVALAEVAAARGYCRPEVHDGDEILIAEGRHPVVETFDQRETYVPNDVQLNRASEQILIITGPNMAGKSTYMRQTALVVLMAQMGSFVPAGQASVGIVDRIFTRIGAADYLAFGQSTFMVEMNETAEILHNATPRSLVLLDEVGRGTSTFDGLSIAWAVTEYLHDRPDGGPRTLFATHYHELVDIALIKPRVRNYNIAVREWGDKVVFLRKIVPGGCSRSYGIQVARLAGIPDTVIGRAREILSNLEKEEIDPGGRPRLSQRRNTRKKVEEQAFQTDLFGYQSGELVKEMEQADLNILSPLEALNLLAEWKKKYCGGKD, encoded by the coding sequence ATGATGCGGCAGTATCGGGAGCACAAAGAGCGCCATCCCGACGCGATATTGCTTTTCAGAATGGGTGATTTCTACGAAATGTTCTTTGACGACGCGACCAAGGCGTCAGGAATCCTGGAAATAGCCCTCACCACTCGAGACAAAAACAAAGAAGAAAGCGTCCCCATGTGCGGCTTTCCCCATCATGCCGCGTCCGCTTACATATCGCGGCTTTTGGCAGCAGGTGAGCGGGTGGCTGTATGCGATCAAATGGAGGACCCGCGGCAGGCAAAGGGTATTGTTCGCCGTGAGGTCACCCGAGTTCTCACACCCGGCCTTACCGAAGACCCTGAAACCATCAAGTCCAATGAGAACCATTTCACCGTAGCGCTCTTTCGGCAGCGCAACGAGGTGGCAATGGCCTCGTTCGACCTGTCAACCGGAGACCTCCTGGTCACCCAGACCGATCAGCCGTCCATTGCCGCGCAGGAACTGCGCCGCATCGACCCCAAGGAAGTACTGGTCCCGGAAAAGGAATCCGAGGAAGACCTTTTCCGGGGTATGCTCGACGGACCTCTGTACGTGCATCCTGTAGATGAATGGATGTCCGACCCGCGTGGATGCGCGGACGCCCTGCGAGATCAATACGGCGTTCGGAACCTGGAAGGGTTCGGGTTGACCGACGGCTCCAGCCTTGCAATTGCCGCGGGCATGATTATCAACTACGTAAGACAGAACCGATCCGACGCTCCCACACATATAAAGCCTCCCCGCGTCTATCAGCTCGGCAATTTCATGGTCCTCGACCATTCCACGCTCAGGAACCTGGAAATCTTCAAGAACCTCCGGGACGGAACAACAACCGGAACGCTATTAAAACTCCTGGACCGTACCGCCACGGCCATGGGCGCGCGCCTGATCCGGCAGTGGATCTCCTACCCGCTGCTGGATACGCAGGAGATTCGCCTGAGAAGTGAAACCGTGGAAGCCCTGGTCGAAAACACCATTCTCAGGACGGAGCTGCGGGATATCCTCAAAGGAATTGGCGACATAGAAAGGATAGCCGGGAAGATATCCCTCAAGAGCGCGACGCCCCGCGATCTGGTACAGCTCCGGGTTTCCTCGGAAAAAATTCCTGCCATCATCAAATTGCTCGACGGATTGGACACAGCTCTCGTCGAGAAGCTCAGACAAGCGGACGACCTCTCCTACGTCGCACATGCAATTGCTGCTGTTCTGGTGGATTCGCCTCCGCCAACGATCAGGGACGGTGGCGTCATCCGTGACGGTTACAATAAGGAACTCGATGAGCTTCGAAGCATAAGCTATCGCGGCAAGGAGTGGATTGCCGGAATTGAAGCCAGAGAACGGGAGCAGACGGGCATACCCAACCTGCGGGTAGGATACAATCGGGTTTTCGGATACTTCATTGAGGTCACCAAGAGCCACCAGACCAAGATTCCGGCTCATTACGTGCGAAAACAGACACTGGTGAACGCCGAACGCTACATTACGGATGACCTGAAGGAATACGAACTCAAGGTCCTCAACGCACAAGAAAAGATCTTGGAATTGGAAGAGCAGATATTCGATCTGCTCAGAACCAAACTTCTTGAGGTCATAAACCGCATTCAGGCCACCGCGGGCCACATAGCGGCTCTGGACACCCTGGTGGCACTGGCTGAAGTAGCTGCGGCAAGAGGTTACTGCCGCCCTGAAGTGCATGACGGTGACGAGATACTGATTGCAGAGGGCCGCCATCCTGTAGTGGAAACGTTTGATCAGAGAGAGACCTATGTGCCCAACGACGTGCAGCTCAATCGGGCCTCCGAGCAAATCCTTATTATAACTGGGCCGAACATGGCCGGTAAATCCACGTATATGCGCCAGACGGCCCTGGTGGTGCTGATGGCCCAGATGGGCAGCTTCGTCCCGGCCGGCCAAGCCTCAGTCGGCATAGTGGACCGCATTTTCACTCGTATTGGAGCTGCCGACTACCTGGCGTTCGGGCAATCTACATTCATGGTGGAGATGAACGAAACCGCGGAGATTTTGCATAACGCGACGCCGCGATCTCTCGTGTTACTCGACGAAGTGGGCCGTGGGACCAGTACATTCGATGGTCTGTCGATCGCGTGGGCGGTCACCGAGTATCTCCACGACAGGCCCGATGGAGGCCCCAGGACCCTCTTTGCCACGCACTATCACGAACTCGTGGACATCGCTTTGATAAAGCCAAGAGTTCGCAACTACAACATTGCCGTGCGCGAATGGGGAGATAAAGTAGTTTTCCTGCGAAAAATAGTCCCTGGAGGATGCAGCCGCTCCTACGGAATACAAGTTGCCCGACTGGCCGGGATTCCTGATACCGTAATTGGCCGGGCTAGAGAAATACTGTCAAACCTCGAAAAAGAGGAGATCGATCCGGGTGGACGTCCCAGATTGTCTCAGCGACGAAACACCAGGAAGAAAGTTGAGGAGCAAGCATTCCAAACAGACCTGTTCGGGTACCAGAGCGGCGAACTGGTCAAAGAGATGGAACAGGCGGACCTTAATATCCTCAGTCCCTTGGAGGCCCTGAATCTGCTCGCGGAATGGAAGAAGAAATATTGCGGAGGCAAAGACTGA
- a CDS encoding AMIN domain-containing protein — translation MSLKRRICASLVWSAALVAIVSGASYAMPTGKITEVSVSPDLKRVTIKSDGIIGPHTVSTASNPSRLIIDVEGASVATPPPAHAVSKASGLAVKAVKNQSGARVVMDFGASPLPVHKIRRLGNYLLVFLQEWEPTPAASGRITPDKVPVAEPTPAVVRRRIEKPLVSSTSNLPIKSSSDLSIKSAEVSDGLIILTLANRERPGMIYRIDLGVDFEKLGFSTAKISATNPGTRSEPIKISARRSPFWMEETQVRIGPRKSPPPSATVQERAPKLEQTVKLSSRPW, via the coding sequence ATGTCTTTGAAGCGAAGGATTTGTGCAAGCCTGGTATGGAGCGCCGCGCTGGTCGCCATCGTCAGTGGGGCTTCTTATGCCATGCCCACCGGCAAGATCACTGAAGTGAGTGTGAGCCCGGATTTGAAAAGAGTTACGATAAAATCTGACGGCATAATCGGGCCTCACACTGTCTCCACAGCGTCGAATCCTTCGCGTCTGATAATTGATGTCGAGGGCGCGAGCGTTGCCACGCCACCTCCGGCCCATGCAGTTTCAAAAGCTTCGGGGTTGGCCGTTAAGGCAGTGAAGAATCAATCGGGCGCGCGCGTGGTCATGGATTTTGGAGCGAGCCCTCTTCCCGTGCATAAAATCCGTCGCCTTGGCAATTATCTTCTTGTTTTTCTCCAGGAATGGGAACCGACGCCCGCGGCTTCGGGCCGCATCACGCCCGATAAGGTCCCGGTCGCCGAACCGACACCGGCCGTGGTTCGCCGGAGGATCGAGAAGCCTCTCGTAAGCTCGACTTCGAATCTCCCCATAAAATCCAGTTCGGATCTCTCGATCAAATCCGCCGAGGTGTCGGATGGTTTGATAATACTCACCCTGGCAAACCGCGAGAGACCGGGAATGATTTACCGCATAGATCTCGGGGTGGACTTTGAGAAGCTGGGATTCAGCACGGCAAAGATCTCCGCAACAAACCCCGGTACTCGTTCCGAACCGATCAAGATCTCGGCGAGAAGATCCCCCTTCTGGATGGAAGAGACTCAGGTCAGAATAGGCCCCAGAAAATCGCCGCCTCCTTCCGCCACCGTCCAAGAAAGAGCGCCTAAGCTGGAACAGACCGTTAAACTGTCCAGCCGACCGTGGTGA
- a CDS encoding DsbA family protein, producing MLKKEFEIEDYWLGFELRPGTPAEGVPLAKLFPGIDLKDRYEKLNQAAASFDLFFAERSYVSNSRLALESGEFAKDLGHHHSFHNRVFHAYFTELRDIGDLEVLFQIAQEDGLDRDELQAALKERRYAPRLAQAGQKAQRYAVNAVPTFIVNGHQKIVGAQSVEFFREQFKKAGIAGRTPV from the coding sequence GTGCTAAAAAAGGAATTTGAGATCGAGGATTACTGGCTGGGATTCGAATTGCGCCCCGGCACCCCTGCCGAAGGGGTGCCGCTCGCCAAGTTGTTTCCGGGCATCGATCTGAAGGACCGGTACGAGAAACTTAATCAAGCGGCAGCCTCATTCGATCTGTTTTTCGCAGAACGATCATATGTCTCCAATTCTCGCCTCGCCCTGGAATCAGGAGAATTTGCCAAAGACTTGGGGCATCACCACTCATTTCACAACAGAGTATTCCACGCGTATTTTACGGAATTGCGTGATATCGGGGACTTAGAAGTGCTTTTTCAGATCGCGCAGGAGGATGGGCTCGATCGCGACGAATTGCAGGCGGCCCTGAAAGAAAGACGCTATGCCCCCAGGCTTGCGCAGGCAGGGCAGAAAGCTCAACGGTACGCTGTGAATGCAGTGCCGACCTTTATCGTCAACGGACATCAGAAAATAGTCGGCGCTCAATCTGTGGAATTCTTCAGGGAGCAATTCAAGAAGGCGGGAATTGCGGGGAGAACCCCTGTCTAA